From Procambarus clarkii isolate CNS0578487 chromosome 49, FALCON_Pclarkii_2.0, whole genome shotgun sequence, a single genomic window includes:
- the LOC138351292 gene encoding 110 kDa antigen-like produces the protein MSSNKTPESNKTPESNKTPESNKTPESNKTPESNKTPESNKTPESNKTPESNKTPESNKTPESNKTPESNKTPESNKTPESNKTPESNKTPESNKTPECNKTPESNKTPESNKTPESNKTPECNKTPESNKTPESNKTPESNKTPESNKTPESNKTPECNKTPESNKTPESNKTPESNKTPESYSNRRRVNKIIHMTSLPRTVCGGRRPVHRFPLKQESLVETKEMR, from the exons ATGTCG AGCAACAAAACACCTGAGAGCAACAAAACACCTGAGAGCAACAAAACACCTGAGAGCAACAAAACACCTGAGAGCAACAAAACACCTGAGAGCAACAAAACACCTGAGAGCAACAAAACACCTGAGAGCAACAAAACACCTGAGAGCAACAAAACACCTGAGAGCAACAAAACACCTGAGAGCAACAAAACACCTGAGAGCAACAAAACACCTGAGAGCAACAAAACACCTGAGAGCAACAAAACACCTGAGAGCAACAAAACACCTGAGAGCAACAAAACACCTGAGTGCAACAAAACACCTGAGAGCAACAAAACACCTGAGAGCAACAAAACACCTGAGAGCAACAAAACACCTGAGTGCAACAAAACACCTGAGAGCAACAAAACACCTGAGAGCAACAAAACACCTGAGAGCAACAAAACACCTGAGAGCAACAAAACACCTGAGAGCAACAAAACACCTGAGTGCAACAAAACACCTGAGAGCAACAAAACACCTGAGAGCAACAAAACACCTGAGAGCAACAAAACACCTGAGAGTTATTCCAACCGTCGACGCGTCAATAAAATAATACACATGACATCTCTCCCGAGGACCGTGTGTGGAGGGCGGCGACCAGTGCACCGCTTCCCTCTGAAACAAGAGTCACTTGTTGAGACAAAAGAGATGAGATAA